The DNA window gagaaatttggaagaaattttgtgtgaaaaaaaataatactaatttcagcgcgttttgtgctgacatggcaaaatcgctccctCAGGGACGCATTTTACTGGAATTTCCTCCTAAAACGCTCCTACGTGGACGCGTTTTGTAGTGtttggcccattccggtaaataataaaaaaagtggcccatttccgtaaataaagTTAGAAATGAGCCTTTATTGGTAAAATGGTTGAAAAAGTTCATGAAAAATTTCAACTAGATTTAGggttaaataaattttacaagGGTCTAATTTTTCTTCCAATCCCTATActatttagatttttaaaaattagtttatttgCTTTTAACCatagaatttagtccctttatttatttgattttaaatttaatttctaaaaattttgaatataagttataattgtactttaatttttaaatcaaacatttaaattttaaaataccacatattcaaaattaacaaaagtTTATTAACAGTGTCATACcgattgcaatttaatttttaaataagataaaaaaggactaaattcttaaaattaaaagcagaaggattaaagttttaaaactttGAAGAGTGAAAGGACAACGAGGCAGAATTAACCCTTTTAAGAGCAAACTCAAGTATTTACTATAGCCAGTTATAGAACTTAACGTTAAAAAAGGGCAGCCCCATTTAAAACCCAAGATGCAAAAACTAAAAAAGCCCAAATTCAAAACCTAAAATAAACCCTAATCAGTGTTAAGTCGATTCCATAGGAAACCCTATAAAAACTTGTTTTTTCGCTATTGCtattctctctccttcagctacTGCCGCTGTTTGTAACTTTTGGTGCTTCCACTGCGCCAAAACCAAGAAAAGAGGAAGATATTTGCTTAACCATGGCGGACAAGGCAGTGACTATTAGGACAAGGAAGTTCATGACGAACAGGCTCCTTTCCAGGAAACAATTCGTAAGctccatttccatttttttccCGCTCATTTCCTCGTTAACCAAACAATGGGCAACGTTAAATTTTAAGGCTCGGAGCTTTTTTCTTTCGTAATCTTTCACATTATTTTCCATTACTTGCTTTCAGTAAGGTTTAGTTCGGCTGTAGAACTGatcaaagaaagaaaatagaagaaaatagaagaaaatgagtGAAAATAAGTATTTGTTTTTTGTTAGTTTTCTTGTAGGATGCTTAATTTAGGTCTTTCCTTGATTTGTCATTTGAAAACAAGTGACTTTTTTTGTTCTTAAAAACTATGAAGCCTGCAATAAGGTAAAATTGCTTTTTTGGGAAACTGAAAGTCAGATGAGCTTATATCTGTTTGAAATTATTAACTTGGAAGTTGAAACttgttatttatttcttttgtagATCATTGATGTTTTGCATCCTGGGAGGCCCAATGTTTCTAAGGTAAGTGTTTAATGCTTCTCAATAACATTGTTTTATTGTCTTAACTTCCAGAAATTTGGACTGCTTGTGTTAACATATCTTTGATTTGTCGATCCTGTATTGTTAGGCGGAGTTGAAGGAGAAGCTTGCTAGAATGTATGAGGTGAAGGACCCAAATTCGATCTTTGTGTTCAAGTTCAGGACTCATTTTGGAGGTGGTAAATCTACTGGATTTGGTTTGATATATGATTCTGTCGAGAACGCAAAGAAGTATGAGCCCAAATACAGACTGATCAGGGTAATTTCTGATGTGTTTTATTTACATTTCCTCTGGATTTTTTAGTGGTGTGTCTGTTTTATTAGTAACTGCATACTGAAGTATTTTTCTCCACATAGTTTTGTTTTTGGTATTCTCAAAAAAGCAATGTTGTGATACTAGTGAGCACGGAAGCAATGTTACCTTTTAAAAGTAACAAGATGGATTTGGAAGTAGAGCCTTTGTTGTAATTTGTACTTGAGTACTGCATGGTTATAAAGAAGACACGATTGGGGGTGATTTGCATTTTAGGTTACTTATTGTAGCATTTACGTCAGTGTAGGTCATAAGCATTAAATTTCATCAAATTGCATCATTGAATttctattattaataaattaagttgTACTAATTCTCATGTAAATGTTGGCTCAAAGAACATGTGGGAAAGCATAAAATCCCGAAGTTGGTTTTGTTTAGAGAATAAGTTACTTATGCATGTTAAGATggcttttaaattaaaattatttaattgagtttgcATAAGTAatctaatatattaataataggaGTTCAGTGATATAACGTGATGGAATTAAAGGGTTGAGATTTGTATGATAGTTTATGTTAGTTTAGTGATCTGAATGTAAATTACCCTATAATGTAGTATGTGACTATGCTGCTTTGACTTTTCACTCCTATATCTGACACATACTTGAATATGGATATGAAGGCATGACCTTCCAAAGCccttcaaatttataaaaaaattgaatatacttTGTATTTGATACTCACTCCTTAGTCCAAGCAACATAGTTATGCAAGGCATTGAACCAGGGCTTTCATCTTTATGTCAACATAAGTATGTAATGTTACTTTACCTTCTGGGTTTTCTTGCagttattttcttttgattcccTATAACATACTTATTGTCTTTTCATTGTTATTAATTCCTTTTGAATTGGTTTCTTTTAAGGGCATCAAAGGCACAATGCAAGACACTAATTATTTGTGTTGCTATTTCAGAATGGACTCGACACCAAGGTGGAGAAATCAAGGAAGCAAATGAAGGAAAGGAAGAACAGGGCTAAGAAGATCCGTGGAGTAAAGAAGGTAAGATTAAATTGTTTCTTTGTTCTTATGTTAGTTTACCTGGAACTGTTTTCACTTCAGAAAAATTTGATGATCGATGAGGTCAATTTTCTGACCATTTTGCTTGTTCTATAGACCAAGGCCAGTGAAGCAGCAAAGAAGAAGTGAGCTAAAAGGGATGAAAGAAAAGGTGAAATCTATGTCTATCTTAGGGTCAGTCTTTTTCAACAGCTTTTGTTTACTAGCCTCGCCTCAAGTGTTTAGGTGTCCTTGAACCTGATTTACCATTTTGTTTTCGAAAGTGGATTTTGATGTTGTATTATCTGATTGTTCTAATTTGAGTACTCTTGCAGTgcagaattttgaaatttttagatcATATTCTTTTTTTGGAGTAATTATTTGATGATGTGAAAGATCACACAAATTAAGATTTGTTTTCTTTGGGTGCCGTTGTGTTGAAGAGATCCTATGGGTGCCTCTTGAAGTTGTTGAAGAGTGAGATTTATGGCTTTGCTGAAAAGTGAGTGCATGCGGAAATTTATGGTGTTGAAAAGTAAGGCATGAAATGAACCCACAACTTCTAGGATATAGAGCAGGTCATGGGATGCTAGTTCAAGTAGTGTTTTGGGTTCGAACCACTTTGTGCTCTTCAAAGCCACACCACGTGCTCTTGCTTTTCAGCAGCCATGGTTCAGCCCTACAAAGGCTACAAGAGGTGAGAGTCTACTTCAACGACGCCCAAAGACGTTATTTTTTGTGGATGTTAAATTGGTAATGCTAATGAAAATTACTTTGTAGAATTATCTTTTCAGTCCCTCCCTCCCaaatttattaatcaatttggtcTCTCAAAAAGTTTGAGCAATTTAATCTGTCAATTTCGAATGTTAACATCTATGTACAATTAatctttatattaatatttttgtcaaatttatgcaattttaattggtataataaatttagctcttaaagaatatgcattttatttatttttataaagttcttttatgtatattgtttttgtgtttttaagtATCAGgatcaaatatatcaaaattatttaaGGAAAGCAATAATTGTTTTTAGTCGATAAGTTTTGAAATATAGAGGGGTCAATGTGTTTAATATTGAAATTCGACAGAATCATATTCGAAGGGGGAAATATTTAGCTTGTAGGATTAGATTTAAGTGTTAATGTccatttacaattttattttaaaacgacTTTCTACTTTGTTCAACCTAAAGGCCAATCAGTATGGGCGTTTCCTTATATTGTTGGAATTCTTCCAGCTTTCCACCATGTTTCGTGGGGGCAAAGAACAattttgtcatatatatatattaaattttttaataatttattaatatttagtaatataacatattttaatacatatatgaaCAATTTTATCATTCAACATGTCAACATTGGCATATGCGCATAAAACtcgatttgatttaaaaaaatcgaaaatcttttttaaatttcCAGTTAATGGAAAgggttatttaattttttttgagtcaattcgagttgaattttacaatttaaataatagATTAGTATGAATATTCTTTTGGTcgtatataaagaaagttaaaattttaattttgtttataaaataataattttgggacctaaataacttaatgatttaagtttattgtatttttttcttgtttttctt is part of the Gossypium hirsutum isolate 1008001.06 chromosome D11, Gossypium_hirsutum_v2.1, whole genome shotgun sequence genome and encodes:
- the LOC107945969 gene encoding 40S ribosomal protein S24-1, which encodes MADKAVTIRTRKFMTNRLLSRKQFIIDVLHPGRPNVSKAELKEKLARMYEVKDPNSIFVFKFRTHFGGGKSTGFGLIYDSVENAKKYEPKYRLIRNGLDTKVEKSRKQMKERKNRAKKIRGVKKTKASEAAKKK